From Chryseobacterium sp. IHB B 17019, one genomic window encodes:
- a CDS encoding DUF1349 domain-containing protein, whose product MKRIFLSFCAIFMINKNFAQTLEKMTWFNEPEKWEIKNNRLTMFVTPQSDYWRISHYGFTVDDAPFLYTIYGGEFEAKVKITGSYKARFDQMGLMLRIDKENYIKAGIEFVDGKYNLSTVVTHKTSDWSVITLDKTPSEVWIKAVRRLDAVEIFYSFNDKDYIMMRNAHLQDNSPVMVGLMAACPDGNGFSATFENFKVKHLPDERRLKWLENNK is encoded by the coding sequence ATGAAGAGAATATTTTTAAGCTTTTGTGCAATATTTATGATTAATAAAAACTTTGCACAGACATTGGAAAAAATGACATGGTTCAACGAGCCGGAAAAATGGGAAATAAAAAACAACAGATTAACCATGTTTGTAACGCCACAAAGTGATTATTGGAGGATCTCGCATTATGGTTTTACCGTTGATGATGCTCCTTTTTTGTACACTATTTATGGCGGGGAATTTGAAGCGAAAGTAAAGATCACGGGGAGTTACAAAGCCAGGTTTGATCAAATGGGATTAATGCTGAGAATAGACAAGGAAAACTACATCAAGGCAGGAATTGAATTTGTAGACGGAAAATACAATTTAAGTACTGTGGTAACTCATAAAACCAGCGACTGGAGCGTGATCACATTAGACAAGACGCCTTCGGAAGTCTGGATAAAAGCTGTGAGAAGGCTGGATGCTGTTGAGATTTTTTATTCATTTAATGATAAAGATTATATTATGATGCGGAACGCCCATCTTCAGGACAATTCTCCGGTAATGGTAGGTTTGATGGCCGCTTGTCCGGATGGAAATGGATTCAGCGCGACTTTTGAGAATTTCAAGGTAAAACATTTACCTGATGAACGTCGTCTGAAGTGGCTCGAAAACAATAAATAG
- a CDS encoding response regulator transcription factor → MEIVEKLNKTLLQKGSGQNKECLLDIEWYKNIANTYSQVENSVAVLSDMQLNKSWVYSSKTALELGLNFKENPALINSIWEEEILKKIHPDDKIKKYIHELRFFKLLDLMKPEERTEYSVLSRLKMKDKNEVYKFIQHRMFYFYSPYNLKLRFALCLYNFALDQSQYQPSDFLIINSTKGEIVVEDKLVYKNILSQRELEVLKFVGEGFTSKEIANFLSISINTVNRHRQNILEKLKVKNSIEAFSNSFQH, encoded by the coding sequence ATGGAAATCGTAGAAAAGTTGAATAAAACGCTGCTCCAAAAAGGATCCGGGCAAAACAAAGAATGTCTCCTGGACATTGAATGGTATAAAAACATTGCCAATACCTATTCTCAGGTAGAAAATTCTGTGGCAGTATTAAGTGATATGCAGTTGAATAAAAGTTGGGTTTATTCCTCAAAAACAGCTTTGGAATTAGGATTAAATTTTAAAGAAAACCCCGCTCTTATCAATTCTATCTGGGAAGAAGAAATCCTGAAAAAAATTCATCCGGATGATAAAATCAAAAAATATATTCACGAATTGCGTTTCTTTAAATTATTAGATTTAATGAAACCTGAAGAAAGGACAGAATATAGTGTTTTGTCAAGGCTGAAAATGAAAGATAAAAATGAAGTTTACAAGTTTATTCAGCACCGTATGTTTTACTTTTATTCACCTTACAATCTGAAGCTGAGATTTGCGCTTTGCCTCTACAATTTTGCACTGGATCAGTCGCAATACCAGCCGTCAGATTTTTTAATCATCAATTCTACTAAAGGCGAAATAGTGGTGGAAGACAAGCTTGTGTATAAAAATATACTTTCTCAAAGAGAACTGGAGGTTTTGAAGTTCGTTGGGGAAGGTTTTACAAGCAAGGAAATCGCCAATTTTCTTTCAATCAGCATCAATACCGTAAACAGGCACCGCCAAAATATTCTGGAAAAACTCAAGGTGAAAAATTCTATTGAAGCTTTTAGTAATAGTTTTCAACACTAA
- a CDS encoding aminotransferase class I/II-fold pyridoxal phosphate-dependent enzyme, producing the protein MNINFSTATFKDFENIPGYDMMDRADIYYDFLEYMKSNGHRYRLRNNTGCSSVMNVGTENATQEFVSFVTSDYLGFTQHPKVKQAAIEGIEKYGTGTAATPLIGGYYLYHTELESKIASFFGRTQDEAVIFTTGYTANSATLQILLQKEDIAIVDMAVHASVYEGCILTNRKTFPHNNLEALENILKTSENNYRTKLVIIDGVYSQDGDTAPIEEIYKLVKKYNAYLMIDDVHGVGILGKTGRGTIEDTGLLDKIDIITGTFSKTFGSLGGYVITNKKLANFIRFQSRQQIFSATMPPSSMGIVKAIELIDEEPQWRAKLWENINYFKKGLNDLGLETGTTSSAVIPVKIGDPHVTGDVGKLLIERGIYTNPIIYPAVARKDARIRMSIMATHEREHLDKTLNAFEDIDKKLHIAKK; encoded by the coding sequence ATGAACATTAACTTTTCAACAGCAACTTTTAAGGATTTTGAGAATATTCCCGGATACGATATGATGGATCGTGCAGATATCTATTATGATTTTCTGGAATATATGAAATCAAACGGACACCGCTACAGGCTTAGAAATAATACAGGTTGTAGCTCTGTAATGAATGTTGGCACGGAAAATGCAACACAAGAATTCGTGAGTTTCGTTACCAGCGATTATTTAGGCTTTACTCAACACCCAAAAGTTAAGCAGGCCGCCATCGAAGGGATCGAAAAATACGGAACAGGTACGGCAGCAACTCCACTTATTGGAGGATACTATTTGTACCATACTGAGTTAGAATCAAAAATAGCTTCTTTTTTTGGAAGAACTCAGGATGAAGCTGTAATTTTCACTACAGGCTATACAGCTAATAGTGCTACATTACAGATTCTGCTTCAGAAAGAAGACATCGCAATTGTGGATATGGCGGTGCATGCAAGCGTATATGAAGGATGTATTCTTACCAATAGAAAGACATTCCCTCATAATAATCTGGAAGCTTTGGAAAATATTCTGAAAACTTCCGAGAATAATTACCGTACAAAGCTGGTAATAATAGACGGCGTATACTCTCAGGACGGAGATACGGCGCCTATCGAAGAGATATATAAATTGGTAAAAAAATACAATGCCTATTTAATGATTGATGATGTGCATGGAGTAGGGATTTTAGGCAAAACAGGGAGAGGAACGATTGAAGATACAGGATTGCTGGACAAAATAGATATTATTACCGGGACATTTAGTAAAACGTTCGGTAGTTTAGGAGGATATGTGATTACGAATAAAAAGCTGGCCAATTTTATAAGATTCCAGTCTCGTCAACAGATATTCTCTGCCACAATGCCTCCTTCATCAATGGGGATTGTTAAGGCGATTGAGCTGATAGATGAAGAGCCGCAATGGCGTGCAAAGCTGTGGGAGAATATCAACTACTTCAAAAAGGGATTAAATGATCTTGGATTGGAAACCGGAACTACGTCTTCTGCAGTGATTCCTGTAAAAATTGGTGATCCTCATGTAACAGGTGACGTAGGAAAGCTACTAATAGAAAGAGGAATCTATACAAATCCTATCATATATCCCGCAGTAGCGAGGAAAGATGCACGTATCAGGATGAGTATCATGGCGACTCACGAAAGGGAACACCTTGATAAAACCCTCAATGCTTTTGAGGATATCGATAAAAAATTGCATATTGCAAAAAAATAA
- a CDS encoding TetR/AcrR family transcriptional regulator — translation MPRKVVQGPIRDKEKTKQKLLAAVGKILRTKGYSGLKVSKIAAVAGFDKKLIYEYFGSTEKLIDEYIKSQDYWSKMNQDNIQVDFSDGGKELSKVAILNQFEHIKKNKELQKIILWGLSENKPILKKIADEREEIGELLFTNIIDPHFKDKSTRYRAIAALLVSGAYYLNLYTGYNASKFCGIDLKTEEGRKEIEKAIVEIIDFAYEEK, via the coding sequence ATGCCAAGAAAAGTTGTACAAGGCCCGATAAGGGATAAAGAAAAAACTAAACAAAAACTACTCGCTGCAGTAGGAAAAATTTTAAGAACAAAAGGTTACTCAGGTTTAAAAGTGAGTAAAATTGCTGCTGTAGCAGGCTTTGATAAAAAACTTATCTATGAGTATTTCGGGAGTACCGAAAAACTCATAGACGAGTATATCAAATCTCAGGATTACTGGAGTAAAATGAATCAGGATAATATCCAGGTTGATTTCTCCGATGGAGGAAAGGAGCTTTCTAAAGTAGCTATCCTTAATCAGTTCGAACACATAAAGAAGAATAAGGAGCTTCAGAAAATTATCCTTTGGGGGCTTTCTGAGAACAAGCCTATCCTGAAAAAAATCGCAGATGAAAGAGAAGAAATCGGAGAATTACTTTTCACAAATATCATTGATCCCCATTTCAAGGACAAATCTACAAGATATCGCGCCATCGCAGCCCTTCTGGTTTCCGGAGCTTACTACCTGAACCTTTATACAGGCTACAATGCAAGCAAATTCTGCGGTATCGACCTTAAAACTGAGGAAGGTAGAAAAGAAATTGAAAAAGCTATCGTCGAGATCATTGATTTCGCATACGAAGAAAAATAA
- the dnaX gene encoding DNA polymerase III subunit gamma/tau has protein sequence MENFIVSARKYRPQEFDTVVGQSHITDTLEHAIGENQLAQALLFCGPRGVGKTTCARILARKINEKDGSVSEDGFAYNIYELDAASNNSVDDIRELIDQVRFAPQVGKYKVYIIDEVHMLSSAAFNAFLKTLEEPPAHAIFILATTEKHKIIPTILSRCQIYDFKRIIIEDIQGHLRGIAQKENIQYEDDALYLIAQKADGALRDALSIFDRLSTFSQKNITLAKAAEVLNILDYDQYLKVVDLAKENKIPEVLFAFNEIVKKGFDPHIFIAGLGNHFRDLMMAQNASTIELIEVGEQTKTKFVQQAQNWNAQQLIDAIEICNHADINYKNSKNPRLTVEIALMQLASLTANSEISKKKSL, from the coding sequence ATGGAAAATTTTATCGTATCTGCTCGAAAGTATCGTCCACAGGAGTTTGACACTGTTGTTGGGCAATCGCATATTACGGATACTTTAGAACATGCAATTGGAGAAAATCAGCTGGCTCAGGCTTTATTGTTCTGCGGACCAAGAGGTGTTGGTAAAACTACATGTGCCAGAATTCTGGCCAGAAAAATTAATGAAAAAGACGGTTCGGTTTCAGAAGATGGCTTCGCTTACAATATCTATGAATTAGATGCAGCTTCCAATAACTCGGTTGACGATATCAGGGAACTGATAGATCAGGTTCGTTTTGCACCTCAGGTTGGTAAATACAAGGTATATATCATCGACGAGGTACATATGCTGTCTTCCGCTGCCTTCAATGCTTTCCTTAAAACTCTTGAAGAGCCGCCGGCTCACGCCATTTTCATCTTGGCAACCACTGAAAAGCACAAGATTATCCCAACAATCTTATCGCGTTGTCAGATCTATGATTTCAAGAGAATCATTATTGAAGATATCCAGGGTCACCTTAGAGGAATTGCTCAAAAAGAGAATATCCAGTATGAGGATGATGCTTTATATTTAATTGCCCAAAAAGCAGACGGAGCACTCAGAGATGCTCTTTCTATTTTTGACAGGCTATCCACATTTTCACAAAAAAATATTACCCTTGCAAAAGCCGCAGAAGTATTGAACATATTGGATTATGATCAATATCTGAAAGTGGTGGATCTTGCAAAAGAAAATAAAATCCCGGAAGTACTTTTTGCATTTAATGAAATTGTAAAGAAAGGTTTTGATCCGCATATTTTTATTGCAGGATTAGGAAATCACTTCAGAGATTTGATGATGGCGCAAAATGCTTCTACAATTGAGTTAATAGAAGTAGGAGAGCAGACAAAAACCAAATTTGTGCAGCAGGCTCAAAACTGGAATGCCCAACAGCTTATTGACGCGATCGAAATCTGTAATCACGCAGACATCAATTATAAAAATTCAAAGAATCCTCGCCTTACAGTGGAAATTGCTTTAATGCAGTTAGCTTCTCTGACCGCGAATTCTGAGATTTCTAAAAAAAAAAGTTTATAA
- a CDS encoding chorismate mutase yields MKLNELKNDWINEFSQPLMIAGPCSAESETQMLETAKRIRETNAQVPIFRAGIWKPRTKPNGFEGVGVIGLNWLKKVKEEYGFKTATEVANAHHVFAALEADVDILWIGARSTVNPFTVQEIAMALKGTDKIVLVKNPVNPDLALWVGALERLVGQDIKKLGAIHRGFSTYQKTKYRNNPNWQIALDFKSQFPNIPMLIDPSHICGNRTGLADITQEALNVGYQGAIIETHCNPDEAWSDAAQQITPEVLAELIGNLKVRNTGLAGFDGEMGRHRTLISDLDFQLIELLSQRMKISEKIGKLKKENDIAIFQPERWKVIKEYSTQKAIETGMSQEFIEKVFKAIHEESIEVQNNIMIDR; encoded by the coding sequence ATGAAATTAAATGAATTAAAGAACGACTGGATCAATGAGTTTTCACAGCCATTGATGATTGCGGGACCATGCAGCGCGGAAAGTGAAACTCAGATGTTGGAAACAGCAAAAAGGATCCGGGAAACCAATGCACAAGTGCCTATTTTCCGTGCAGGAATCTGGAAACCCCGCACAAAGCCCAACGGATTTGAAGGTGTAGGAGTGATCGGCCTGAACTGGCTGAAAAAAGTAAAGGAAGAGTACGGCTTCAAAACGGCAACGGAAGTAGCTAATGCTCACCACGTTTTTGCTGCATTGGAAGCGGATGTCGATATTCTTTGGATAGGAGCCCGCTCTACGGTGAACCCTTTTACGGTTCAGGAAATTGCGATGGCTTTGAAGGGAACGGATAAAATTGTCTTGGTCAAAAATCCTGTGAATCCGGATTTGGCCCTGTGGGTAGGAGCTTTGGAAAGATTGGTTGGGCAGGATATTAAGAAATTAGGAGCTATTCACAGAGGTTTTTCGACATACCAAAAAACAAAATACAGAAATAATCCAAACTGGCAGATTGCCCTGGACTTTAAAAGTCAGTTCCCGAATATCCCAATGTTGATCGATCCTTCACACATTTGCGGGAACAGAACCGGTCTGGCCGATATCACCCAGGAAGCCTTGAATGTAGGATATCAGGGTGCTATCATCGAAACGCATTGTAATCCGGATGAAGCGTGGAGCGATGCAGCTCAGCAGATAACTCCGGAAGTTTTAGCGGAACTTATTGGTAATTTAAAAGTAAGAAATACAGGATTGGCCGGATTTGACGGAGAAATGGGACGTCATAGAACATTGATTTCCGATCTGGATTTTCAACTGATAGAGCTGCTTTCCCAAAGAATGAAAATTTCTGAAAAGATTGGTAAGCTTAAAAAAGAAAATGATATTGCGATTTTCCAGCCGGAACGTTGGAAAGTGATTAAAGAATATTCAACTCAAAAAGCTATTGAAACAGGAATGTCTCAGGAATTTATAGAAAAAGTTTTTAAGGCAATCCATGAAGAATCCATTGAGGTTCAGAATAATATTATGATTGACAGGTGA
- the rsgA gene encoding ribosome small subunit-dependent GTPase A yields the protein MKGKIIKSTGSWYQVLEMETGRIFEARIRGKFKLIKTRLTNPLAVGDFVEFQLEQDDIAWITKIEPRRNYLIRKSVNLSKEAHIIASNIDLACFIFTLKHPETSLGFLDRFLACCEAYNITPLILFNKIDVLHDEEIEIVKDIEFLYQEIGYDSLEISSYSRLNLDDLQELLKDKTSVFFGHSGCGKSTLVNALQPGLNLKTSEISGTHLKGKHTTTFAQMHFWDFGGNVIDTPGVREFAMIDIEKEEVQHYFPEIFRKREECKYHNCVHINEPKCAVIEGLETGEIQHSRYSTYIKLMEEAEEMAQK from the coding sequence ATGAAAGGAAAAATCATTAAATCTACAGGAAGTTGGTATCAGGTTTTAGAAATGGAAACCGGAAGGATTTTTGAGGCCAGAATTCGGGGTAAATTTAAATTAATTAAAACCAGACTGACCAATCCGCTTGCTGTAGGAGATTTTGTTGAGTTTCAATTAGAGCAGGATGATATCGCCTGGATCACGAAAATAGAGCCACGTAGAAATTACCTGATCAGAAAATCTGTAAACCTTTCAAAAGAAGCACATATCATTGCCTCAAATATTGATTTGGCCTGTTTTATTTTTACTTTAAAACATCCTGAAACCTCGCTTGGCTTCCTGGACAGATTTTTGGCATGTTGTGAAGCATATAATATTACACCATTAATTTTATTCAACAAAATTGATGTTTTACATGATGAAGAAATAGAAATTGTAAAAGATATAGAATTTCTTTACCAGGAAATAGGATACGACAGCCTGGAGATTTCTTCTTATTCAAGATTAAATTTAGATGATCTTCAGGAACTTCTTAAAGATAAAACCTCCGTGTTCTTCGGGCATTCCGGTTGTGGAAAATCTACTTTGGTGAATGCTTTGCAGCCTGGATTAAATTTAAAAACTTCTGAAATTTCGGGTACTCACCTCAAAGGAAAACATACAACAACATTTGCGCAGATGCATTTCTGGGATTTTGGCGGAAATGTAATTGATACACCCGGAGTTCGGGAATTTGCCATGATCGACATCGAAAAGGAAGAAGTACAGCATTATTTTCCGGAAATATTCAGAAAAAGAGAAGAATGTAAATATCATAATTGTGTTCATATAAATGAGCCAAAATGTGCCGTAATTGAAGGGCTGGAAACAGGAGAAATTCAGCATTCAAGATATTCCACTTATATTAAGCTGATGGAAGAGGCGGAAGAAATGGCTCAAAAATAA
- a CDS encoding nucleoside-diphosphate kinase: MSNITFTMIKPDAVADGHIGAILGKIAEGGFKIKAMKLTQLTVADAKKFYEVHAERPFYGELVEFMSSGPIVAAVLEKDNAVEDFRTLIGSTNPAEAAEGTIRKMFARSIGENAVHGSDSDENALIEAKFHFSGREIF; encoded by the coding sequence ATGTCTAACATTACATTCACTATGATTAAGCCTGATGCTGTTGCAGACGGACATATCGGTGCTATATTAGGTAAAATTGCAGAAGGAGGTTTCAAAATCAAAGCAATGAAATTGACTCAACTTACTGTAGCTGATGCAAAAAAATTCTACGAAGTACACGCTGAAAGACCATTTTATGGAGAATTGGTTGAGTTCATGAGCTCAGGGCCAATCGTTGCTGCGGTTCTTGAAAAAGACAATGCTGTTGAAGATTTCAGAACATTAATCGGTTCTACCAACCCGGCTGAAGCTGCTGAAGGTACGATCAGAAAAATGTTTGCAAGAAGCATCGGGGAAAACGCTGTTCATGGTTCTGATTCTGATGAGAATGCTCTTATTGAAGCAAAATTTCATTTTTCAGGAAGAGAAATTTTCTAA
- a CDS encoding alpha-L-fucosidase, which yields MKGKFVSILSLGLALTAGKITAQEQTSNNQKMEWFQDAKLGIFIHWGIYSVDGISESWAFFNNYINHENYMKQLNGFSASQYKPAEWVNLIKDSGAKYAVITTKHHDGVSLWDSKAEKATTIPKNSLAKKDVLSPFISELKKSGLKTGLYYSLPDWSHPYYDVNTRTKKRYDIKSDFNRWQNFINYYQNQLTELSSQYKPDLLWFDGDWEHTSDEWQAPKTLENLRKFNPNIIINSRLNHHGDYETPEQGIPVIKPQSEYWELCYTMNDAWGYQPFDQNYKTSNMMVRTLADVISMGGNLLLDIGPKADGTIPEKQVEILKSLARWTSKNSDAIYGTRSGLPFENYKGKSAFSKDGKKLFIYLEEAKDFTKIYGLSSITTSAKILGDSNGKVDFKTDNNGNLTLNFSNVKFDKDVTVVELGFNEKIKFNPTVKKENYTLNQILEIKNTKSATYEIAEQLHGGNNIFNNSGLTNDGQEMKILKTTKTNPEIFSWISKHSEALFGTEKGLPNGHFPGNTALSKDRQTLYLFVEGTPTGPIALKGIKNGIARIRIVGEGSIIPHKVYNKLYWSEIPGIIYIDVPKERLDKNMTVIAVLLDKPIELYREKVGAIENNL from the coding sequence ATGAAAGGAAAATTCGTAAGCATATTATCTTTAGGATTAGCTTTAACAGCTGGAAAAATCACCGCTCAGGAACAAACTTCCAACAATCAGAAAATGGAATGGTTTCAGGATGCCAAACTGGGAATTTTTATCCATTGGGGAATATATTCCGTTGATGGAATCTCAGAATCATGGGCATTTTTCAATAATTATATCAATCACGAAAATTATATGAAACAGCTGAACGGATTTTCTGCCTCACAATACAAACCCGCCGAATGGGTGAATTTAATTAAAGATTCCGGGGCAAAATATGCAGTAATCACCACAAAACACCACGACGGAGTTTCTCTTTGGGATTCGAAAGCAGAAAAAGCTACGACCATTCCGAAAAATTCTCTGGCAAAAAAAGACGTTCTCTCACCTTTCATTTCAGAACTCAAAAAATCAGGCTTAAAAACCGGCCTCTACTACTCTCTTCCGGACTGGAGCCACCCTTATTACGACGTTAATACAAGGACAAAAAAACGTTACGATATCAAAAGTGATTTCAATCGCTGGCAGAATTTTATTAATTATTATCAGAATCAATTAACTGAGCTTTCCTCTCAATATAAACCTGATCTTCTGTGGTTTGATGGTGACTGGGAACATACTTCCGATGAATGGCAGGCCCCAAAAACATTAGAAAACTTAAGAAAATTCAATCCGAATATCATTATTAATTCAAGACTAAATCACCACGGAGATTATGAAACCCCGGAACAGGGAATTCCCGTTATAAAGCCACAAAGTGAATATTGGGAACTTTGCTACACCATGAATGACGCTTGGGGTTACCAGCCTTTTGACCAAAATTATAAAACCTCAAATATGATGGTGAGAACCTTGGCTGATGTCATCAGTATGGGTGGAAATTTATTATTAGACATTGGGCCAAAAGCAGACGGAACAATTCCGGAAAAGCAAGTGGAGATTTTAAAAAGTTTAGCAAGATGGACTTCCAAAAACTCTGATGCGATCTACGGCACTCGAAGCGGATTGCCTTTTGAAAATTATAAAGGAAAATCTGCTTTTTCAAAAGACGGAAAAAAATTATTCATTTATCTGGAAGAAGCGAAAGACTTTACGAAAATTTATGGTTTAAGTTCAATTACAACGTCTGCAAAAATTCTTGGTGACAGTAATGGAAAAGTCGATTTTAAAACGGATAATAATGGAAACCTTACTTTGAACTTTTCTAATGTAAAGTTCGACAAGGATGTAACCGTAGTTGAATTAGGTTTTAATGAAAAAATTAAATTTAATCCAACTGTTAAAAAAGAAAATTATACTTTAAATCAAATTTTAGAAATTAAGAATACAAAATCTGCAACCTATGAAATTGCAGAACAGCTGCACGGCGGAAATAATATTTTCAATAATTCCGGATTGACAAATGACGGCCAAGAGATGAAAATTTTGAAAACAACTAAAACAAATCCTGAAATTTTCAGCTGGATCAGCAAACATTCGGAAGCACTTTTCGGAACAGAAAAAGGTTTACCCAATGGACATTTTCCAGGAAATACGGCACTTTCAAAAGATCGACAGACCCTTTACCTTTTTGTCGAAGGAACACCGACGGGGCCTATTGCCTTGAAAGGAATCAAAAACGGAATTGCAAGAATCAGAATTGTTGGCGAGGGGTCTATTATCCCACATAAAGTTTATAACAAATTGTATTGGAGTGAAATTCCGGGTATTATTTACATTGACGTTCCAAAAGAAAGACTGGATAAAAATATGACAGTAATTGCAGTTTTATTAGACAAACCGATTGAATTGTACCGCGAAAAAGTGGGAGCTATTGAAAATAATTTATAA
- the chrI gene encoding chryseobasin maturation helper ChrI, with amino-acid sequence MTTILLIITATVTALIAGLFYAYSCSVVLGLGKLSDTEYLKSMQSINREILNPVFFLSFMGTAFLLPISTFFYRGQNPVFILLLLATLAYLIGVFGVTMFGNVPLNDQLAQFDIANSSAEAIKEMRGKFENRWNFLNNIRTLFSVITIVLTVCACVWNKID; translated from the coding sequence ATGACAACAATACTTTTAATCATTACAGCTACCGTCACGGCCTTGATTGCCGGACTTTTTTACGCTTATTCATGTTCGGTTGTATTAGGATTGGGAAAATTATCAGATACCGAATATTTGAAATCTATGCAGTCGATCAATAGAGAAATCCTGAACCCCGTATTCTTCCTAAGCTTTATGGGAACGGCATTTTTACTTCCTATTTCAACATTTTTTTATCGTGGACAAAATCCGGTTTTCATACTACTTTTGTTAGCTACTTTAGCATATCTGATCGGTGTTTTTGGGGTAACCATGTTTGGAAATGTTCCTTTGAATGATCAATTGGCTCAATTTGATATTGCCAATTCATCGGCGGAAGCGATCAAAGAAATGCGTGGTAAATTTGAAAACAGATGGAATTTCCTGAACAATATCAGAACACTTTTTTCTGTAATCACCATTGTTCTAACGGTTTGTGCCTGTGTCTGGAATAAAATTGATTGA
- the rpe gene encoding ribulose-phosphate 3-epimerase has product MKTKLIAPSLLSADFGNLQRDIEMLNNSQADWFHIDVMDGRFVPNISFGFPVMKTIQQHAKKFVDVHLMIVEPEKYVEEFINHGADLVSVHYEACTHLHRTIHHIQSLGAKAGVVLNPSTPVLMLEDIIADVDLVLLMSVNPGFGGQKFIENTYKKIAETKDLILSNNSTALIEIDGGVNLDNAAKLFEAGADVLVAGNAVFSAESPERTIELLKI; this is encoded by the coding sequence ATGAAAACGAAGCTTATTGCTCCTTCCCTTTTATCTGCAGACTTCGGGAATCTGCAAAGAGACATTGAAATGCTGAACAATTCGCAGGCAGACTGGTTCCACATCGACGTGATGGACGGCAGGTTTGTACCCAACATTTCGTTCGGTTTTCCGGTGATGAAAACAATCCAGCAGCATGCCAAAAAATTTGTGGATGTACATTTGATGATTGTTGAGCCTGAAAAATATGTTGAAGAATTTATTAATCACGGAGCAGACTTGGTTTCTGTACATTATGAAGCTTGTACTCACCTTCACAGAACGATTCACCATATCCAGAGTCTGGGCGCGAAAGCGGGTGTTGTTCTCAATCCTTCCACTCCGGTTTTGATGTTGGAAGATATTATTGCTGATGTGGATTTGGTGTTGTTAATGAGTGTAAATCCGGGATTTGGAGGACAAAAATTCATTGAGAATACTTACAAGAAAATTGCAGAGACAAAAGATTTAATTTTAAGCAATAATTCTACCGCGCTTATCGAAATAGACGGAGGAGTAAATCTGGATAATGCAGCCAAACTTTTCGAGGCCGGAGCTGATGTTTTAGTAGCCGGGAATGCTGTTTTCTCAGCAGAAAGCCCTGAAAGAACAATTGAATTATTAAAAATTTAA